The sequence TGTGATAGCCTTCCACAGAGCACTGTTGGCTGAGAGCTGGTCAAAATTACCAATGCAATAGAGCCCCATCTTGGCCCTCGATAGCATGACACAGACCCGGTTTGATGTCTTTAGGAAACCGATTTTACCTTGGTCGTTGCTCCTCACCAGCGACAGAATGATGATGTCACATTCTTCTCCCTGATAGTTATCTACAACGCTGACGCGAACCATGCCGCATCCTGCTTCGTCTAACTTTGGTTTGATGGAGAATAGCTGACCTTTGTCCGTTGTTAGAACCGTGATCTGTGACGGAGAATAACCTTGCCGCAAGATGTGCTTGCATAATGCGACCACCATATTCGCCTCATGCTCACTGGAGTGGCTCTTCAATCCATCATTCTCATCATCCTCGCTGAGGTCATGGTTAATAAAGAAAATGTTCTTCGCTAAGCCACGGATGTTTTCCATACCTTGGACTGAGTCATCATCTTGAATATCTTTGTAAAAATGGTTCCTCATAATCTCTGATATTTCAGGTCGCATGCGATGTTGTCGTGAAAGTGTCTGACACGGGTACTCATTATTGACCATCCGCTCAAAGAGAGACAAGTCCAGGTGGTATTGTTTGGCCAGACGATAAACGGCGGGGTTCGGCCTCAGTTGTTGGTGGTCACCGATCAGGATCAGGTGCTGGCAATGTTGACTAAGAGCTGCTATCACGTGGGCTTCAATAACCTCCGCAGCTTCCTCCACCACCACAATACGAGCCCCAACACGTTGTAGTATCGACTGCTTCTTGGCAGCACCAGTGGTGGTCATACCGATGACTTTGACGTATTTCAAGCGTTGACACACATCGTCGTTGTCAATCTCTCTGATTGCTCGGGTTCGCTCGTCATACATTTGTGTATCTTCAACAGTATCAACGAGACATGTTGTGCGATACATGTCGACCCAATACCGGTAGAGTCTCCACCTGTCACTTCTACAAAGCATCCATATATCGGTCACTCCGTTTGCATCCTGCTTACTCATCTTAGCACTGCTCCTCAATTCTTTCTTCACAGGCCCTAAAATCTTTACAAGTCGGTCATCTTTATTTTCTACAGCCCATTTGTAGAGTGACGCAACGTCAATGGTTCCTCTTTGTGAAACTTTGTGAGCTACTTGTGTTCTAGATTTCTGCATAACACAATCGTCTATCTCATCATCCAGCAGCCTGCTTTCACCATACGAGCTTCTTTGTTTGTCATTCTCACCGCCTTTGTGTGCCAACCCACCAAGGTTTGTATCCCGAACATCTTTGCTTTGATAATGCATTTGGATAATACATTCATCTATCCCAAGCCACTCGCACATGACCTCCAGCCCTGTATCTCCTTTTTCTAGTCTCCGTAAACGGAAGAGTCCTTCAGCATGTTGATTTTCCATGACGGACAGCAGATCATCGGCATTGTGTATTACTGTCTGAAATGAAACCGCCCTGCTGACTTTGGCTTCGATCACATCCCGGGTTTCATGTCTCTGCCGTTTTTGGGCACTTTTGAGTCTATCTTTGTTTGAAGTCCGTTTCATTAAATTGTTGAGGTTAAACGCTTTCAACGTCTCACTCTGGCTGCGGCCACCAATCCGTACAATATTTTTCTCGAATTTTAAAACTCCTTCCAGGAATTGGTCCAGAGCGTGGTTTGTGTAACACACAATAACAATCGGACCGGATTTACCTTCGGACCACACGTCTTGATTACGAGGGCGAAGAAGGACCTCCATTATCTTCAACCCTACGTAGGTTTTTCCTGTTCCCGGTGGTCCCAGGATGACGGCTAACTCTTGAGTCAAAGCTGCGTGTACAGCTCGTAGCTGAGAGTCGTCCAAATGAACCATAGTCTCGTCTGGCCAGTCAGCAAAGTTCAAAACGGCAATCTCTCTGGGATTAGGCCAGCTTTTAACAGGTTTGATGTCTTCACTGACTTTCTCAAGAACCGGAGAAGCAACCTTCTCTTCAACATTTCCATCATCTGTTTTCTGTTCATCAGACACCGAGTGGTTTTCTTCTGTTTTCTGGCCGCAATCTACTGGGTTTGCTGCTTTGCTATCAGGTGACTTATGATCACTGTCGGCATCAGATGTCTGGCAGAGGTCCGGGCTGCTTGAAGAGCTGGGTGCTGGTTTATTGGATGTTGTTTGTACTGTGGTTGTCGATATGAGCGACATCGGAGTGTTCCCAGAGGCGGTTATGCGGTTGCAAAAGGAAGCTGATTTGGAACAAGAACCAGAGAACATATGTGTGGGCAATGAaagttttttgtatttttgcttGTACAATGGTGATAGGTCATAAGTTTGGTCTACAGCAGTTCGAAGATACAAGGGAGCCAAGAAGTCACGTGATGCCTTCACGATGTAGTCTTTCAGAGGCAGGGTGTCCTCTTTGATCTTTTGCAATCCCTTCAGCACAGGGCGATAGGCTTCGAAGAAAGCTATAGACTCTACCATTATGTACTCATTAGAATACATAGATGGATCAGTGACGGGATACTGAAACTGAATATCAATGATCCCTTGCTTGATGTCTTCGGGGTTTCGGTTCGCAACCACGCCGAAAAGACCACTCACAAAATCATCTCTGGAGAGACACACCAATGATCCGTAAGAAAGCACTTTCATTTTCTCTAACTGATTGGTCCTCCATCCACGAATACTGAACTGGACGCGATATGAAATGCCATCATACCCACAGACAGGATTCAATATATGGACGCTACGATACACGCGGACGTCGTCCAGGCGCACTGCGTTGCTATCTTTTGTTTCCTGTTGTTTGATGAAAGATGAGATCCCGTTCCGCAAGGGGGCAACAAAATCCTCCCTGAGCAGCCGAAAAATCGTGTCTAGGTATGCGTCTACACTGTCGTATGCACCCTCCTTCAAAATAGCTTTCAAACCCGGGAGCTCGTCACTTCTTATTTCAGATATATCGGGAAGAACTGGCATCGCTCTGAATTGATTAGTAGCCAATAGTTGCTGTGAATCCTCGTCCTCAGATTGTACTCTGTTGCACTCAACATAGAGATTATCAAGCCGGAGCAGGATGTCCTTGTCCAGTGGTTTGTCATCAGATGTGAGCCCTGTTCGGTAGTTCATGTGCAGTTTACTGACAACATGTGAGACACGATCAGCGGCTACCATGGGATTCGTCGAGTGTTGCATAATAGCGGTACaaagggtacaaattctgtCAACACTTTTCTGGGTTTCGTCACTGATCTTTGTTTCTCTAATCCATTGTAGTAGTCTCCTTTTGAAGAACACCGAGTTCTCAACATCCCCTATGACCAACTTGAGGTTGTTCTGATGATGAGTGCTTCCCGTGCAAGCCTTTTCTATTATTTGAAGTATCTGGGAGACCGTATCATCACTCATCGCACTGTCGTCTAGAGTCTTAACTAGGGATTGGGATTCGCCTACCAGTTTTACCACAATATCTTCGCCGTCAAGTCCTAGCATGAAGGATATGCGTAAACCACGAATTTCTCGCCTTGGTGGCGTTTTCTGAAACGGTCCCGACCTTTTGAAACAACCGCGTGGTCTTGACGACTCTAGGTTACGATAACGTGATAAATTATGTTTTGGTGGACTATTTACCGTTCGTGTCTGATACTCGAACTTCCTCTTGGTCCCGGTTTTTCTTCCTGCCCAGTGCGAACATCCTGGTCTGTCGTTGCTGCTGTAATGTCTCGTTTTGTGTTCGAAAGGCCTCTTTAAACCGATTGGAGATCCTACGGTTGGCTGTCTGACAGCCTGGGACCTAGAActggataaaataaaataaaaattacattaatttatttgtttttttaaaatgtaatggcTTGGTCTGCTCTTGTCCTTGGTTTTAGAGTGAATACCAAACACACTCattccttttaaaacaaaatgttttgacatcacctcgaacaaaagaaacaattaaGGTGTGGTAGGTTTTAGTCCATTTAATATGTTAAAGTTTCCTGTGAAGCCCAACCCAATGGTACCAGTAAACTTCACTGAGCATCATTTCAAGGCTCG comes from Asterias amurensis chromosome 3, ASM3211899v1 and encodes:
- the LOC139934648 gene encoding NFX1-type zinc finger-containing protein 1-like, producing the protein MSYESKEKTVFERLGARSADSRHSDSVESSSDSARIVSPREDLERPHNMEHSSTGAAGQSHSLEIPSRSGKRGEEEDDYNPHKRKKEDGNEAEDRRIYSSKKDASSRSQAVRQPTVGSPIGLKRPFEHKTRHYSSNDRPGCSHWAGRKTGTKRKFEYQTRTVNSPPKHNLSRYRNLESSRPRGCFKRSGPFQKTPPRREIRGLRISFMLGLDGEDIVVKLVGESQSLVKTLDDSAMSDDTVSQILQIIEKACTGSTHHQNNLKLVIGDVENSVFFKRRLLQWIRETKISDETQKSVDRICTLCTAIMQHSTNPMVAADRVSHVVSKLHMNYRTGLTSDDKPLDKDILLRLDNLYVECNRVQSEDEDSQQLLATNQFRAMPVLPDISEIRSDELPGLKAILKEGAYDSVDAYLDTIFRLLREDFVAPLRNGISSFIKQQETKDSNAVRLDDVRVYRSVHILNPVCGYDGISYRVQFSIRGWRTNQLEKMKVLSYGSLVCLSRDDFVSGLFGVVANRNPEDIKQGIIDIQFQYPVTDPSMYSNEYIMVESIAFFEAYRPVLKGLQKIKEDTLPLKDYIVKASRDFLAPLYLRTAVDQTYDLSPLYKQKYKKLSLPTHMFSGSCSKSASFCNRITASGNTPMSLISTTTVQTTSNKPAPSSSSSPDLCQTSDADSDHKSPDSKAANPVDCGQKTEENHSVSDEQKTDDGNVEEKVASPVLEKVSEDIKPVKSWPNPREIAVLNFADWPDETMVHLDDSQLRAVHAALTQELAVILGPPGTGKTYVGLKIMEVLLRPRNQDVWSEGKSGPIVIVCYTNHALDQFLEGVLKFEKNIVRIGGRSQSETLKAFNLNNLMKRTSNKDRLKSAQKRQRHETRDVIEAKVSRAVSFQTVIHNADDLLSVMENQHAEGLFRLRRLEKGDTGLEVMCEWLGIDECIIQMHYQSKDVRDTNLGGLAHKGGENDKQRSSYGESRLLDDEIDDCVMQKSRTQVAHKVSQRGTIDVASLYKWAVENKDDRLVKILGPVKKELRSSAKMSKQDANGVTDIWMLCRSDRWRLYRYWVDMYRTTCLVDTVEDTQMYDERTRAIREIDNDDVCQRLKYVKVIGMTTTGAAKKQSILQRVGARIVVVEEAAEVIEAHVIAALSQHCQHLILIGDHQQLRPNPAVYRLAKQYHLDLSLFERMVNNEYPCQTLSRQHRMRPEISEIMRNHFYKDIQDDDSVQGMENIRGLAKNIFFINHDLSEDDENDGLKSHSSEHEANMVVALCKHILRQGYSPSQITVLTTDKGQLFSIKPKLDEAGCGMVRVSVVDNYQGEECDIIILSLVRSNDQGKIGFLKTSNRVCVMLSRAKMGLYCIGNFDQLSANSALWKAITDELKTKKLLGNKLVLACHLHPDEETLVACADDFKKAPEGGCMRPCTFRLTCGHSCTKLCHPDDSNHEQFRCQKSCERKIVSCQEGHKCQRMCSEQCTKLCSVLVQRLLPRCNHLVTMKCSANPDLHECHEKVLRTDLPCGHEEKMLCYEAPDQCPHKCKELLACGHHCTGSCRSCFGGRLHVSCTCKCGRVLVCGHLCSQRCSSYCPPCERNCENRCTHSNCHKKCGEPCAPCLEPCRWRCAHGEGCSKKCSEPCDRDPCDKACTKELRCGHKCIGNCGEPCPSKCRVCDKAEVTEILFGNEDEADARFVQLQDCKHIIEVTGLDRWMTQVDSVPNPNVEVKEEDGELSSEPEQSTVSIQLKSCPKCKTPIRRSTRYNREVVKMLSDIEAVKAQVSGGSDRAQQIEQSKSELITMLHKIDANCDLFTSINREVFLRSKLRELNRDSSSHDFNKLLNETKFACKLIKLRRNLRLVDAKDSPWFQKTMNDLLKVGKRLFNTARPFRGTNQELIDFPNELHRLYFCCNACSLQHQMHGRTDSALSSELDQVGDILFREGGRLTPDAETGVTELLKKIKEGIGALGISEETKIMIVAAMGLKKGHWYKCPNGHIYAIGECGGAMEKSRCPECKADIGGTSHKLTSGNAVATEMDGAKFAAWSEQANMDNYDLQNLDL